The proteins below come from a single Mustela nigripes isolate SB6536 chromosome 14, MUSNIG.SB6536, whole genome shotgun sequence genomic window:
- the DDI2 gene encoding protein DDI1 homolog 2 isoform X3 translates to MSSLPTSDGCNHPAHPLGQSPEIGNPMSLAHSVSASVCPIKPSDPDSIEPKAVKALKASAEFQITSEKKEHLPLQDLPDSASSADHSPALPLQNSSEEAIVADNTEKSAERSTQGLRSHLHTRQQGSVPVTTTRVQEPRGLLGGKGRHPENQNLPQVSGLRRHKEPGNEQHGAGQQNALNDQEHLCNTEDSELVGERQQNQQRSVDLETAVEGDGLQQNVDLPRTEENTLPSGCFGCSNSETLMEVDTVEESLIALCNSAHGQQASVRDIGASALSLDNPLMEVEPSKCNPSSEILSNSICTQDLQLPDSNTEMSGTGKEDGDCSPSLSLCGSCQPSVESAEGPCSSLTVALKELHELLVISNKPASENTSGEVICQSEMVTEGQTVIKDLSERWTQSEHLTVTQNEESSQVTFHQTISVSVRAEKLPDASDGAGVDAVESSTVGVPGDGLVTGKERDPESRESRMESSSATLASTKTSDQSCCTLGVDITPKLVAGEEDAVSHTCEQTKYETSFILVEDLGQGTQKPVPDRPETREDVCPEAAEPRLEFEPPPGQLSASPSALSPLTFPAADIDRILRSGFTLQEALGALHRVGGNADLALLVLLAKNIVVPT, encoded by the coding sequence ATGTCATCATTACCAACTTCAGATGGATGCAACCATCCAGCCCATCCTTTAGGACAGAGTCCTGAGATTGGTAATCCTATGAGtcttgctcactctgtctctgcttcAGTCTGCCCTATCAAGCCCAGTGACCCCGACAGCATCGAACCTAAAGCTGTGAAGGCTTTGAAGGCTTCAGCTGAATTCCAGATAAcctctgaaaagaaagaacatcttCCTCTCCAGGATCTTCCTGATAGTGCTTCTTCAGCAGACCACAGTCCAGCCCTGCCTTTGCAGAATTCCTCCGAAGAAGCCATCGTTGCTGATAACACAGAGAAATCTGCTGAAAGAAGCACCCAGGGCCTGAGATCTCATCTCCACACAAGACAGCAAGGTAGTGTACCTGTCACAACCACTAGGGTGCAAGAACCACGGGGGCTTCTAGGTGGGAAGGGTCGGCATCCAGAAAATCAGAACCTGCCTCAGGTGAGTGGCCTTCGGCGGCACAAGGAACCAGGGAATGAACAGCACGGGGCTGGACAACAGAATGCTCTAAATGACCAAGAGCATCTCTGTAACACAGAGGACTCTGAGCTTGTTGGAGAAAGGCAacagaatcagcaaagaagtgTTGATTTGGAAACAGCAGTGGAAGGAGACGGGCTACAACAGAATGTGGACCTTCcgagaacagaagaaaatactcTACCTTCAGGGTGCTTTGGCTGCTCGAATTCAGAAACACTTATGGAAGTAGATACGGTTGAAGAATCCCTCATTGCTCTGTGTAATTCCGCACACGGTCAGCAGGCCAGTGTCAGGGACATCGGGGCATCTGCTCTCAGCTTAGATAATCCCTTGATGGAAGTGGAACCATCAAAATGTAACCCTTCGTCTGAAATTTTGAGTAATTCCATTTGCACTCAGGATTTACAGCTCCCAGACAGTAACACTGAAATGTCTGGAACAGGTAAAGAAGATGGGGATTGCTCCCCCTCTTTAAGTCTCTGTGGCAGTTGTCAGCCCTCTGTGGAGTCCGCGGAGGGACCCTGCTCATCTCTAACAGTAGCCTTGAAGGAACTCCATGAACTTCTGGTCATTAGTAATAAACCAGCTTCAGAAAATACATCTGGGGAAGTTATCTGTCAGTCTGAAATGGTAACCGAGGGCCAAACAGTTATTAAGGACCTTTCTGAAAGATGGACCCAAAGTGAGCATCTTACAGTTACCCAGAATGAAGAGAGTTCACAAGTCACCTTTCATCAGACCATATCTGTATCGGTGAGGGCAGAGAAGTTACCAGATGCTTCAGATGGTGCTGGAGTAGATGCAGTTGAAAGTAGTACCGTTGGGGTTCCGGGCGATGGCCTAGTAACCGGTAAGGAACGTGACCCCGAGTCTAGGGAATCCAGAATGGAGAGCAGCTCTGCCACTCTGGCCTCCACTAAAACGTCTGATCAGTCATGCTGCACCTTAGGTGTGGACATTACCCCCAAACTCGTAGCAGGCGAGGAGGATGCAGTCAGTCACACTTGCGAGCAAACGAAGTATGAAACCAGTTTCATACTGGTTGAAGATTTGGGTCAGGGCACACAGAAGCCAGTGCCAGAcaggccagagaccagagaaGATGTCTGTCCCGAAGCTGCAGAGCCACGTCTTGAATTCGAACCACCTCCCGGCCAGCTGTCAGCAAGTCCCTCCGCTCTTTCACCATTAACTTTTCCCGCCGCAGACATTGACCGCATTCTCCGTTCCGGCTTCACTTTGCAGGAAGCTCTTGGGGCTTTGCATCGAGTTGGTGGAAATGCAGACCTTGCACTTCTTGTTTTGCTAGCAAAGAACATTGTAGTTCCTACATAA